The sequence below is a genomic window from Deinococcus terrestris.
GTGCACGCGGCGGTCACGGCCGCCGAGCGGGGCGAGTCGCTGGAGACGGCGCTGAACTGGGTGCGGCGCACCCACGAGGAAACCGAGCTGTACTTCACCATCGAGACGCTGGAATACCTGCGCCGGGGCGGGCGCATCGGTCGCGTGCAGGCCACGCTGGGGGGGCTGCTGAACCTCAAGCCCGTCATCACGGTGGACAAGGAGGCCGCGATCTACACCAACGTGGGCCGGGCGCGGTCGTACAAGGGGGCCATCGAGGCCGTCGCCGCGCAGGTCACCGCCCGTCACGGCGAGGGCACCCCGCTGCGGCTCGGGCTGCTGTACGGCTCGGTGCGCGAGGACGCCGACGCGCTGCTGGAGGCCATCGCGCGGCGGCATCCGGTCGTGTGGTCAGGCTTCGCGGGGGTCAACCCGGTGCTCAACGTCCACACCGGGCCACGGGCGCTGGGGGTGGCGGCGGCGCCGGGCGGATGGGTCTGGGAGAAGTGAGTCGCCAGGGACCAGGGAGCTGAACTGTTCAGCCTGAGCCCACGCGCTCTTGCTGGCGACTCAGTACGGCAGCCCCGCCAGGCGAAGCAGCCACTCCCGCGCCTCGGCCGCGTCGCCCAGGCGGCGGGAGCGGTCGGGCTCGGTGAGGGCGGCGAGCAGCGGGTCGAGGGGGTCAGCGGCGGGGGGTGGGGGCACACCCTGGGGTCCCAGCGCCCCGTGCAGGCCCCAGCCCAGCAGGATGCCGACCCCGTAGAGGTCGCTTTCCGGCCCCAGCGGTTCGCCCCGGCGCGACTCGGGGCTCTGGAAGGCGGCGGTGCCCATGCGGGTGGGCGCGGCGAAGGTCTCCCCCGCCGGACCCGAGAGGTCGAAGTCCAGCAGGGTTGCGCTGCCGTCCGGCTCCGCGATGATGTTCTCTGGCTTCACGTCGCGGTGGACCACGCTCCGCTCGTGCAGGTGGCCCAGGGCACCCAGCAGGTGCGCCAGCGTGAGCAGGTAAGCCCGGCGATCAAAGGTGAGTGCGGGGCGGTGGGCGTAGCGGGTAAACAGCACCTGTCCACGGGCATAGGTCAGGAGCAGGGCCGGGCGGCCCTCCACGGTGACGGGGGCCAGCACCTGCACCAGCCGGGGGTGATCGAGGCCCGCCCCATGCGCCAGCTCGCGCTCGGCGTGCGCGGCGAAGTGCGGCTCGAAAATCT
It includes:
- a CDS encoding serine/threonine-protein kinase encodes the protein MPLAGQVVGEGVRLVRPLGRGSHSVVYFAVDAEGQPRAVKIFEPHFAAHAERELAHGAGLDHPRLVQVLAPVTVEGRPALLLTYARGQVLFTRYAHRPALTFDRRAYLLTLAHLLGALGHLHERSVVHRDVKPENIIAEPDGSATLLDFDLSGPAGETFAAPTRMGTAAFQSPESRRGEPLGPESDLYGVGILLGWGLHGALGPQGVPPPPAADPLDPLLAALTEPDRSRRLGDAAEAREWLLRLAGLPY
- a CDS encoding DegV family protein, which translates into the protein MTQNPKFAVVTDGGLDAFAGLHNAVPVAPFSLNFGDRSYRMGEITREWLFQELQTNPAHPTSSQPTPQDWASAYRAAGAGGLPVLALTISAGLSGSRNAAEQALALMPEVPVTIHDTRTLSAAQAFQVHAAVTAAERGESLETALNWVRRTHEETELYFTIETLEYLRRGGRIGRVQATLGGLLNLKPVITVDKEAAIYTNVGRARSYKGAIEAVAAQVTARHGEGTPLRLGLLYGSVREDADALLEAIARRHPVVWSGFAGVNPVLNVHTGPRALGVAAAPGGWVWEK